TGTGAATCAGCAAAAGAAGCTTGGGACACCTTGATAAATCACTTTGAAGGTAACACCAGTGTTCGAAGGACCAGAATTGATCACCTTGCATCCAGGTTTGAGAATCTACGAATGGGTGATGATGAACCAATTGATGGTTTCATATCCAAGCTCAGTGAACTGGCTAGTGAATCCTCGGTTTTGGGCAAAAAGTACGAAGAGAAAGATCTCGTGAAGAAGTTACTAAGATGCTTACCACCTCGGTTCGAAGCCTACAAAGCAGTGCTAAACATCGTTGTGGACACTGACGAGATGAAGTTTGATCAACTCTCAGGGATTCTGAAGGTACATGACCTCGAGAAAACTGACAGACTCAGTGATACCCAGAAGAGTATTGCGTTTGCTGCTGAATCAAAGGAGGAGGACAGGGTTGCTAAGATTGAAGAGAATCTTGGTTTAATGGCACGCAACTTCAACAAGTTTGTCAAGAGAATGGAGAAAGGAGGGAGTAGATCAAGTGGTCGTTTTCAGAAGAATGAATCAGATCGTGGTTCCAGACAAGATGCATCTAGAAACTCCAAGAAAAAGGAGTTACAGTGTCATGAATGTGAGGGGTATGGACACTTTCGCAACGAATGCCCTCTCACCAAGCGTAAGGAGCTGAAGTGTATTGAGTGCAAAGGCTATGGTCACACTCGTAGTGAGTGCCCTAACAACCTGAAGAAGGAGAAATCCTTGATGAGTTTCAGTGACACAGATTCAGACAGTAAAAGTGATGGAGAGGAGCTTCACTTAAACTTCATGGCTCTAATAGGACAAGATGTTGATTTGACTAGCACGACAGAAGCCAGTGCAGTAGATAGAGAAGATGAGGATAAGCTGAATCACGACCTTGAAACAGAGTATAAGACACTGTTTAATCAGTTTGCTGAACTGAGTCATGAGAATCTACAATTGCTGAAAGATAAAGCAATGCTGAAAGCTCAAGTTAATATCCTGGAGTTGGAGAAGCCAGGAAACCAAACTTCACCTCTCTCCCCGCTGAAGGAATCTGATCAAGAATTACTATCGGTCAAACGAGCCATGGCTGAACAGGAACGAATTCAGAAGCTGTTCGAGATGAAAGTAGGTCAACTGAGTGAGCTACTTGAGAAGGAGATGGACAAAAGCAAGTTACTTGAAAGTCAACTAGCTGAGAATCATAAGCAGATCAGAATGCTCTCCGTGGGAACATCAACTCTGGATCATCTCCTAACCATTGGACAGTGTCCGAGTACTAACC
This genomic stretch from Raphanus sativus cultivar WK10039 unplaced genomic scaffold, ASM80110v3 Scaffold3890, whole genome shotgun sequence harbors:
- the LOC108844847 gene encoding uncharacterized protein LOC108844847, which produces MKELITLHKPIILDGGNFGHWKARMRHIIRGIDEDAWTAVEDGWSAPTVLMEDNSLGPKQKDKWTDSEKAASKFNSKALTAIFSAVDLDQFKIIQGCESAKEAWDTLINHFEGNTSVRRTRIDHLASRFENLRMGDDEPIDGFISKLSELASESSVLGKKYEEKDLVKKLLRCLPPRFEAYKAVLNIVVDTDEMKFDQLSGILKVHDLEKTDRLSDTQKSIAFAAESKEEDRVAKIEENLGLMARNFNKFVKRMEKGGSRSSGRFQKNESDRGSRQDASRNSKKKELQCHECEGYGHFRNECPLTKRKELKCIECKGYGHTRSECPNNLKKEKSLMSFSDTDSDSKSDGEELHLNFMALIGQDVDLTSTTEASAVDREDEDKLNHDLETEYKTLFNQFAELSHENLQLLKDKAMLKAQVNILELEKPGNQTSPLSPLKESDQELLSVKRAMAEQERIQKLFEMKVGQLSELLEKEMDKSKLLESQLAENHKQIRMLSVGTSTLDHLLTIGQCPSTNRGLGFQGSTSKTSSEKPIFVKEIANEIKVTKKEKGKAVVSNDEVKRKTHNPRRRNGCHFCGKPGHHVRYCYFRQNQYQRAWRLNLCYVEPTIYGGVWIAKRDLYPNYKEKVPVVSHNQMSESHLQEEITLSCNFSSTFHEKEFLSNVAYTSADADAPEELPWYFDSGCSKHMTGKLEYLEKLELIKGGKVTFGDGAQAKIRGVGITDRADLP